The Rattus rattus isolate New Zealand chromosome 13, Rrattus_CSIRO_v1, whole genome shotgun sequence nucleotide sequence GAGATCCTGGACTGTCTTTGCCGAGAGAGTGACCCAGGAAAGATCTACAAAACACTGAAGAAACTATGTACAGAGAGTTCAACAGAGGTACATTTATGTTATCATACCATCCAATATGTCTTAGAATCATACTTAGTCATGTATGTAAATACGAGTTGAAATCTCCGTGGAAGACTAGCCCTCAGTTCCCACAATCTAGATGATTTAGTGAATCTGAgagatattaaaagtaaaaacaaaataaaataaaataaaaccagtctAAATTGAgtgattgtgtctgtgtgttagtgtacctgtgtgtgtgtgtgtgtgtgtgtgtgtgtgtgtgcgcgcgcgtgcctgtgggtgtgtgtgtcttgttaGGCGTGTGTTTGCGTTCTTGTATATGATAGAGTTATGATTATGTTAGTGATAATGCACAAGAggctttaaaacacacacagatgagagtaagaagaaagaagatacagagagagataACCTGCATGTCCAGATGAGGAGCAAAGTTTGCCGATTTTCTCTCCTATTAGGGGAAGTGCACTGGTACAGGGACACCCAGTCTTAGTTCATACCTGTGATAGTGCTTTTGATCCAAGGTCATGTGAACAAAAGCCATGGAGAAAACCAGGGACATGTCTACCTATTTAGAAAAGAAGTATTGGGTAGTCACAGGGAGTTTCAAAAAGGAGATAAACATTGATAGtgaagaaaaaagagacagaccTAAGGTGACAGAGAGGCAAGCAGAAGGAGATTCAATCAAAATGAAGGGCAATCTCCTGACCACCCAGCAAGTGGAGACACAGATGGCCAATGTCAAAATGGAAATGCAAAGGTGTGGCTTGGCTTTTGGTCTTTGTACCTGTGGGGAAAGCCATGGCCAGGAGATGTGGGGAGAAGGAAGGTATTAGAAGACGAGAGAGGCTTGCAGCACGTTGTTGCTTCCAAAAGTTGGCCTACACAGGAAAAATCCTTGCCCTATGAAGGCTCAAATACCTTAGTCAAAACACTGCCATGCCATTTTGCATTGTGCAGAAAACTCTGAGGAGAGTAGACTGCatcctgttgttgttgtgtttgttgttcCGGTTGTTTCTTTCtaaccttttccttcttttcttccatccttcctttctaacttctttcttccttccatctgtcttttcttctttaaatgctctctttctgttccttttttttttacttatttctatcatttcttctttccttctgtttttgtttctttttctttcctttgttggttcgttttatttaatcatttttattggatatattatatatacatttcaagtattatcgAGTTCTGCCGTTCTTTTTCAAAAAGGACCCCTATCCATTTTGTCTTCCTCTTGTTCTAGCGAGGTGAGTGCCCACCCATCCAACCATGCTTTCCCATTTCCCTATACTGAGTTTTCCAGTTTccccatcttagttagggtttttattcccgcacaaacatcatgaccaagaagggagttggggaggaaagggtttattcagcaccaaaggaagtcaggactcgaactcaagcaggtcaggaagcagaaggtgaTACTGTGGCCCTGGCGGCAGGTTTTTTACTGACTGGTTTCCCTGTTTCCCCTAActtactcagcttgctctcttagagAGGCCAAGACTAACACCCCAGGGATGATACCACTCACACTGGGCTGTGTCCTCCTTTGTTGTTCCTAGTTGTTGAAATGCCTTACACCTGTGTCTcatgaggcatttcctcaactgagtctAAGTTCTCTGGGATAACGCCagcttatgtcaggttgacacacaaactTTTTCACTACACCTCCTAATAAAATATGGGTTCCCCCATCTAAAAGcactgaaacatcctcactttggtAGTCCTTCCTCTTAAGGTTCTAGTATTGTATGGACTATATCCTGGCTACTCCAAGCTTTGTTCTACTATGCATTTCTAAGGGAGTGAAGAGtatgttttgttgtggttgttattgAGGTTATGGTTGGTTTGTTTCTattgggtttttctttgttttgtttgtgggtttgtgtgtgtgtgtttggtttacCTCCCTGAGGATAATTtgttgttccatccatttgcactAGAATGTCATGATTTGCTTTTTGTTAGTAGCATAGTAATTATTCAATTTTGAGtatgtcccacattttctttatcccttcctctgttgatggacacctgatatctttccagcttctgggtattctAATCAATGCTGCCTGAACATAGTGGGTCAAATGTCCATTGCAAAGGTTGGAACATCATCTCGGTGTATGTCTAGGATTGGATTAGCTTGGGCCTCAGGTAATTCAATtgctaattttctgaggaaactcccaactgatttccagagtggtagttCCAGCTTAGAGTGCCACTGATTTTGGAGGTGTGTCTCggcttctccacatcctcgccatcaaCTGttataacctgagtttttgatctcagccattctgactgcccTCTTATGGAATCTCTgtggtttattcttttttttttttttcgagatcTGCATTTCCCTGTTCCTAAGGATGTTGCACATATCTGTAGGTTCTTCCCTGCCATTAGGTGTTCCGCAGAtaagaattcttgtttagctctgtaccccatttttaagagggttatttaattctctggagtgtaactatTTGAGTTCTTTGAATCAATTGGATATAGAGCATCTAttgtatgtaggattggtaaagatcttctcccaaactgttggctgctgtttggtcttaatgacagtgtcctttgcttgcAGAGACTTTGAAATGATATGAGGTCCCAATGGTctattcttgatcatagagcagaagccattggtgttttattcagtatactttccctgtgcccatgtattccacCCTCCCCACAATTTTTCTTTGATTACTTTGATTCAATCTGGTCTTATGTGTATGACCTTGACCTACTTAGACTGCCCCTTTGAACAAGGCTCTAGGAATGCATCTATTTGCATAATTCTAGATGCTGGATAACGGAACAGTCAGTAACAGACCTAgtgaggaggaggtgtggcccaggttCCACCTCCCAGCCTAAGGTATAAAAAGGCAAATCAAAGAGAGGAAAGGCACACTAGGCGGTTGGCCTCCCTCTGAACGTGTGGTCTGCTCAGGACAGCACACAGCTCACTAGAGGCAGGGCACGAGTTGGGTCGAGTGTGCTGATCGAACCAAGAGTGTCCCTTCCTGTCCTTGGCTGTGGACATGGAACCAGGCTCTCAGGCAGGCACCCTGCAGGAGATCCTGGACTGTCTGTGTCGAGAGAGCGACCCAGGAAAGATCTACAAAACACTGAAGAAACTGTCTTCTGTGCCTATCCTGTGCGACAGCCTGGCAGAGATTGGCTTCAGAAAGACCATAAAGACGTTGAAGAATCAGCAGCTCCTGCTCCCCTTTGTTAAGGACCTAGTAGACAAGTGGTCACCGGGGTTGGTGCTGGGACCCCAACCAGACCAAGACTCCCTGGACTTTGGATTGCTGAGGAGTCACAGGACAGCGCATCAGAGCACTGGTCTAGAAGAGACAAACCAGGAGCAAATATTCCAGGTAAGCCGAGTTGCTGGGGGACAGGTATTCCTTGGGCTCAGCAAATGCATCCCAGGCTGAATCCATTTCCTGAGCCCTAGCTGCAAATCCAACAGAGATTTTCACCCACAGACACCCAGGAGTCCAAGCCCGGATCCAGCAGAAAACAGGAGCTCTGAGCAGCAGCCAGCTGTCCAGGACCCAGGGCAGGTAGGAATCCAGGGTGCGAGCTCTGAGGAGCCTTTGAGCATGAGGGGCCTTTGAGCATGAGGGAGCCAAGCCTCTCTCCGGAAAGCCAGGGGCTGTGTCAGAGAAATACAAGTGGCTTGTGAGTGGGGGGCACAGAAACACCACTCATAGGCCCCCGGAAGTGGGAAGAAGCCACTGGGACAAGAGAGGCTTGCAGCATGCTGTTGCTTCCCGAAAGTTGGTCTACACAGGAAAAATCCTTGCCCTATGAAGGCTCAAATAGATTAGTCAAAACGCTGCCATGCCGTTTTGCACTGTGCAGAAAACTGTGAGGAGAGTAGACTGCatcctgttgttgttgtgtttgttgttcCGGTTGTTTCTTTCtaaccttttccttcttttcttccatacTACCTTTCTAACTTCTTTATTCCTGccatctgtcttttcttctttaaatactctctttctgttcctttttattttttacttatttctatcatttcttctttccttctgtttttatttctttttctatcctGTGTTGGTTcgttttacttaatttttttttattaacttgagtatttcttatttacattttgactgttattacctttcctggtttctaggcaaacatccccctaatccctccccctccccttctttatgggtgttcccgtccccaccctccccccattgctgccctcccccaacaatgaTGTTCActtagggttcagtcttagcaggaccaagggcttccccttccactggtgatcttaggaggatattcattgctacctatgaggtcagagtccagggtcagtccatgtatagtctttaggtagtggcttagtccctggaagctctagttgcttggcattgttgttcataaggggtctcgagccccttcaagctcttccagttctttttctgattccttcaacgggggtcctattctcagttcagtggtttg carries:
- the LOC116914895 gene encoding elongin-A-like, yielding MEPGSQAGTLQEILDCLCRESDPGKIYKTLKKLSSVPILCDSLAEIGFRKTIKTLKNQQLLLPFVKDLVDKWSPGLVLGPQPDQDSLDFGLLRSHRTAHQSTGLEETNQEQIFQVSRVAGGQVFLGLSKCIPG